One genomic region from Augochlora pura isolate Apur16 chromosome 7, APUR_v2.2.1, whole genome shotgun sequence encodes:
- the LOC144472818 gene encoding uncharacterized protein LOC144472818 isoform X1, producing the protein MQCVKRSVGDIKSTVEFTINGTPYTVDKNILPGTSLNVYIRDHAMFRGTKAMCHEGGCGACIVSATVKGVTMSVNSCLVPVLICQGWTIKTIEGLGNQKDGYHVLQATLAQKNGSQCGYCSPGMVMNMYSLIQDRKLTMKEIENSFGSNICRCTGYRPILDAFKSFASDAPKEMVKEIHDIEELYKMKMCKKTGGPCQNGYNGCAAPGQTTDTMINIKLDGSAFHKVLTVDALFEVFRNNPDATYVLHGGNTAHGVYRLKVPDIYIDINDISDLRRISKESDSLTIGGNVSLTVAMDTFNKYSKEPKFEYLQHLASHIDLIASVPVRNIGTLAGNLMIKHQYREFPSDLFLIFETAGAQIHVLDAGGKKSMNFLDFLKYDMNHRLIYSIVLPALGSEYSYRSFKIMPRAQNAHAHVNAGFLLKLDGTGKVLEKPNIIFGGINKDFLHATNTENFLIGKSVFNKDIVKQALDKLDTELTPDHVLPDYSPKFRKTLAEGLFFKFLINLKSENVDPKVRTGGTILERGLSSGKQEYDTDKNLWPLNQPLPKIEAAYQTSGEAQYMNDLPPMHNEVFCAFVLATVPNGKVGSIDASEALKMKGVVAFFSSKDVPGKNLFVVGANQQMMLSSDEVLFADEKIEFNGQPVGVVAAISHTIANEAAEKVKVSYVDVKQDKGIYNIEQVITSNDESRLLQTAHYAANTKGNDTKHVVKGVFRCGSQYHYTMEPQTCVCVPIEDGMDIYSSSQHMDLVQTSVASVLNIPNNSINVNVRRLGGGYGAKISRATLIACACALVSYKLNRPARFIMSIESNMKVIGKRYDTRQDYEVGVDDNGKIQYLNAKIWGNAGCSFNEMHSYYTAEHMKSCYDTSTWSCDGFEARTDLPSNTYCRAPSSTEGLGMIENLMEHIARVVGKDSLEVRLANMSSHHKDELQPLLDDLRKTADYDMRKRAVETFNNENRWKKKGIALVPMIYPLAIWGQFNALVAIYARDGTVSVTHGGIECGQGINTKVAQIAAHTLGINLSLVTVKPSNNLTAPNNFVTGGSITSESCAYATMKCCQELLQRLEPIKKELKNPTWQELVLTAHLKNVDLCARFMYFPNDDIKSYEIHGVTIAEVEVDMLTGQHLVNRVDIIEDVGVSMNPEIDVGQMEGAFVMGLGFWTSEDLIYDPKTGALTNYRTWNYKPPGAKDIPVDFRVYFRNSPNPLSVLRSKGSIDYEAITLILYTMLNVINIAAIGEPPLIMSCAVPIAIRNALDSARKDAGNKDQWYRLDGPVTTEKVLLNSLSCKEQMVL; encoded by the exons ATGCAGTGCGTCAAAAGAAGTGTTGG GGATATTAAGTCAACTGTGGAATTCACGATCAATGGGACACCATACACCG tGGATAAGAACATACTGCCTGGAACATCACTAAACGTGTACATCAGAGATCATGCAATGTTCCGAGGAACCAAAGCTATGTGCCACGAGGGTGGATGTGGTGCTTGCATTGTATCTGCAACTGTAAAGGGCGTAACAATGTCTGTAAACTCCTGTTTAGTACCAGTTCTAATTTGTCAAGG CTGGACAATCAAGACTATCGAGGGACTAGGCAACCAAAAGGATGGCTACCACGTATTGCAAGCTACCCTAGCGCAAAAAAATGGTTCCCAATGCGGCTATTGTTCTCCAGGCATGGTGATGAATATGTACAGTCTTATACAAGACCGGAAGTTGACCatgaaagagatagagaactCGTTTGGCAGCAACATTTGTCGCTGCACCGGCTACAGACCAATCTTGGACGCGTTCAAAAGCTTTGCTTCCGATGCGCCCAAGGAAATGGTCAAGGAGATACACGATATCGAA GAGTTGTACAAGATGAAGATGTGTAAGAAAACCGGTGGACCATGCCAAAATGGTTACAACGGGTGCGCTGCACCCGGTCAAACTACAGATACTATGATCAACATTAAATTAGATGGATCAGCGTTCCATAAAGTTCTCACGGTAGACGCTTTGTTCGAGGTGTTCCGAAACAATCCTGATGCTACTTATGTTCTTCACGGTGGCAATACTGCTCATG GTGTCTACCGGCTGAAAGTACCTGATATCTACATCGACATAAACGACATTTCCGATCTACGTCGCATAAGCAAGGAGAGCGATTCTTTAACCATTGGTGGTAATGTTTCCCTTACAGTGGCCATGGATACCTTCAACAAATACTCAAAGGAACCGAAATTTGAGTACTTGCAACACTTAGCCAGTCACATCGACTTAATTGCAAGCGTGCCCGTCCGTAAT ATCGGTACGCTAGCTGGGAATCTGATGATCAAGCACCAGTATCGCGAATTTCCCTCAGATCtgttcttaatatttgaaaCGGCTGGTGCTCAAATACACGTTC TGGATGCCGGTGGCAAGAAGAGCATGAACTTTCTGGACTTCTTGAAATACGACATGAACCACAGACTTATTTACAGTATAGTGTTGCCGGCGCTTGGAAGCGAATACTCGTATAGATCATTCAAG ATTATGCCAAGGGCTCAGAATGCCCATGCCCACGTGAACGCTGGTTTCCTGCTAAAACTAGACGGGACTGGGAAAGTTCTGGAAAAGCCGAACATCATATTCGGTGGAATAAACAAAGATTTC ttgcACGCGACGAATACTGAGAATTTCCTGATTGGAAAATCCGTTTTCAATAAAGACATTGTTAAACAAGCTTTAGACAAGTTGGACACTGAATTAACTCCGGATCACGTACTGCCCGATTATTCTCCAAAATTTAGGAAAACTCTTGCCGAAGGACTCTTCTTCAAG TTCctcattaatttaaaatcggAGAACGTAGACCCAAAGGTGCGTACCGGAGGGACCATTCTGGAGCGTGGATTGTCTTCAGGAAAGCAAGAGTATGATACAGACAAAAACTTATGGCCTCTAAATCAACCGCTTCCAAAGATAGAGGCTGCTTATCAGACTTCCGGTGAAGCGCAGTATATGAACGATCTACCACCTATGCACAATGAAGTTTTTTGCGCGTTTGTTCTTGCCACTGTGCCTAATGGAAAGGTCGGAAGCATCGACGCCTCCGAGGCCTTG AAAATGAAAGGAGTCGTTGCATTCTTCTCGAGTAAGGATGTCCCCGGCAAGAACCTCTTCGTCGTTGGGGCCAATCAGCAAATGATGTTGTCGTCAGATGAAGTG TTATTCGCTgacgagaaaattgaattcaatgGTCAGCCGGTTGGCGTGGTTGCCGCGATTAGTCACACAATTGCCAACGAGGCTGCGGAAAAGGTGAAGGTCTCCTACGTTGATGTGAAGCAAGACAAAGGCATATACAACATTGAACAAGTGATCACGTCGAACGACGAAAGCAGACTGTTACAGACAGCACATTATGCCGCTAATACCAAAG GAAACGACACGAAGCACGTGGTGAAGGGTGTGTTCCGTTGCGGGAGTCAATACCATTATACTATGGAACCTCAGACTTGCGTATGCGTTCCAATTGAAGATGGTATGGACATTTATTCGTCATCACAGCACATGGATCTTGTTCAAACGAGTGTAGCTAGTGTCCTAAATATACCAAATAACAG TATAAACGTGAATGTAAGACGACTGGGTGGTGGCTACGGTGCGAAAATATCTAGAGCTACATTGATAGCTTGTGCGTGTGCGCTGGTCAGCTACAAATTGAATCGACCGGCACGTTTCATAATGAGCATAGAGAGCAACATGAAGGTGATAGGCAAGCGATATGACACCCGCCAGGATTACGAGGTCGGTGTGGACGACAATGGAAAGATACAGTACTTGAACGCGAAGATTTGGGGCAACGCCGGTTGCAGTTTCAACGAAATGCATTCGTACTATACGGCAGAACATATGAAGAGTTGCTATGACACCAGCACTTGGTCCTGCGACGGTTTCGAAGCGAGGACTGATTTACCAAGCAACACCTACTGTCGAGCACCAA GTTCCACGGAAGGTTTAGGTATGATAGAGAACCTGATGGAGCACATTGCAAGGGTTGTTGGGAAAGATTCTCTGGAAGTGAGGCTGGCGAACATGAGTTCACATCACAAGGATGAGTTGCAGCCTTTGCTGGATGATTTGCGCAAAACAGCGGACTATGACATGAGGAAGAGAGCCGTGGAAACGTTTAACAAT GAAAATCGATGGAAGAAAAAAGGAATAGCGTTGGTGCCGATGATATATCCCCTCGCTATCTGGGGACAGTTCAACGCACTCGTTGCAATTTATGCCCGCGACGGTACAGTTTCCGTTACACACGGTGGCATCGAGTGTGGTCAGGGTATTAATACCAAG GTAGCTCAGATAGCGGCTCATACCTTGGGCATCAATTTGTCGCTGGTCACCGTCAAGCCAAGCAACAATTTAACGGCTCCAAACAATTTTGTCACCGGTGGCAGTATTACCAGTGAAAGTTGTGCATAT GCAACAATGAAGTGTTGCCAAGAACTCTTGCAACGACTGGAACCCATAAAAAAGGAGCTAAAGAATCCCACTTGGCAAGAATTAGTACTTACGGCGCATCTAAAGAACGTTGATCTTTGCGCTCGTTTCAT GTATTTTCCAAATGACGACATAAAGTCTTACGAAATACATGGAGTCACAATAGCGGAAGTCGAAGTTGATATGTTGACTGGACAACACCTTGTGAATAGGGTGGATATAATCGAGGATGTTGGTGTCAGCATGAATCCAGAAATAGACGTAGGCCAGATGGAAGGTGCCTTCGTTATGGGTCTCGGATTTTGGACCTCTGAAGACTTAATCTATGATCCCAAAACTGGcgcattaacaaattatagaacctGG AATTATAAACCGCCTGGAGCAAAAGATATTCCTGTCGATTTTCGCGTCTACTTCCGAAATTCGCCTAATCCATTGAGCGTTCTCCGTTCAAAAGGTAGTATTGATTACGAGGCAATAACGCTAATATTGTACACAATGCTTAACGTCATAAATATTGCAGCAATCGGCGAACCACCTCTCATCATGAGTTGCGCAGTTCCAATTGCAATTCGCAATGCATTAGATTCTGCAAGGAAAGATGCTGGGAATAAAGATCAGTGGTATCGGTTGG ATGGTCCTGTAACCACGGAGAAAGTTTTACTAAACAGTTTAAGCTGTAAGGAACAAATGGTGCTTTAA
- the LOC144472818 gene encoding uncharacterized protein LOC144472818 isoform X2, whose protein sequence is MQCVKRSVGDIKSTVEFTINGTPYTVDKNILPGTSLNVYIRDHAMFRGTKAMCHEGGCGACIVSATVKGVTMSVNSCLVPVLICQGWTIKTIEGLGNQKDGYHVLQATLAQKNGSQCGYCSPGMVMNMYSLIQDRKLTMKEIENSFGSNICRCTGYRPILDAFKSFASDAPKEMVKEIHDIEELYKMKMCKKTGGPCQNGYNGCAAPGQTTDTMINIKLDGSAFHKVLTVDALFEVFRNNPDATYVLHGGNTAHGVYRLKVPDIYIDINDISDLRRISKESDSLTIGGNVSLTVAMDTFNKYSKEPKFEYLQHLASHIDLIASVPVRNIGTLAGNLMIKHQYREFPSDLFLIFETAGAQIHVLDAGGKKSMNFLDFLKYDMNHRLIYSIVLPALGSEYSYRSFKIMPRAQNAHAHVNAGFLLKLDGTGKVLEKPNIIFGGINKDFLHATNTENFLIGKSVFNKDIVKQALDKLDTELTPDHVLPDYSPKFRKTLAEGLFFKFLINLKSENVDPKVRTGGTILERGLSSGKQEYDTDKNLWPLNQPLPKIEAAYQTSGEAQYMNDLPPMHNEVFCAFVLATVPNGKVGSIDASEALKMKGVVAFFSSKDVPGKNLFVVGANQQMMLSSDEVLFADEKIEFNGQPVGVVAAISHTIANEAAEKVKVSYVDVKQDKGIYNIEQVITSNDESRLLQTAHYAANTKGNDTKHVVKGVFRCGSQYHYTMEPQTCVCVPIEDGMDIYSSSQHMDLVQTSVASVLNIPNNSINVNVRRLGGGYGAKISRATLIACACALVSYKLNRPARFIMSIESNMKVIGKRYDTRQDYEVGVDDNGKIQYLNAKIWGNAGCSFNEMHSYYTAEHMKSCYDTSTWSCDGFEARTDLPSNTYCRAPSSTEGLGMIENLMEHIARVVGKDSLEVRLANMSSHHKDELQPLLDDLRKTADYDMRKRAVETFNNENRWKKKGIALVPMIYPLAIWGQFNALVAIYARDGTVSVTHGGIECGQGINTKVAQIAAHTLGINLSLVTVKPSNNLTAPNNFVTGGSITSESCAYATMKCCQELLQRLEPIKKELKNPTWQELVLTAHLKNVDLCARFMYFPNDDIKSYEIHGVTIAEVEVDMLTGQHLVNRVDIIEDVGVSMNPEIDVGQMEGAFVMGLGFWTSEDLIYDPKTGALTNYRTWNYKPPGAKDIPVDFRVYFRNSPNPLSVLRSKAIGEPPLIMSCAVPIAIRNALDSARKDAGNKDQWYRLDGPVTTEKVLLNSLSCKEQMVL, encoded by the exons ATGCAGTGCGTCAAAAGAAGTGTTGG GGATATTAAGTCAACTGTGGAATTCACGATCAATGGGACACCATACACCG tGGATAAGAACATACTGCCTGGAACATCACTAAACGTGTACATCAGAGATCATGCAATGTTCCGAGGAACCAAAGCTATGTGCCACGAGGGTGGATGTGGTGCTTGCATTGTATCTGCAACTGTAAAGGGCGTAACAATGTCTGTAAACTCCTGTTTAGTACCAGTTCTAATTTGTCAAGG CTGGACAATCAAGACTATCGAGGGACTAGGCAACCAAAAGGATGGCTACCACGTATTGCAAGCTACCCTAGCGCAAAAAAATGGTTCCCAATGCGGCTATTGTTCTCCAGGCATGGTGATGAATATGTACAGTCTTATACAAGACCGGAAGTTGACCatgaaagagatagagaactCGTTTGGCAGCAACATTTGTCGCTGCACCGGCTACAGACCAATCTTGGACGCGTTCAAAAGCTTTGCTTCCGATGCGCCCAAGGAAATGGTCAAGGAGATACACGATATCGAA GAGTTGTACAAGATGAAGATGTGTAAGAAAACCGGTGGACCATGCCAAAATGGTTACAACGGGTGCGCTGCACCCGGTCAAACTACAGATACTATGATCAACATTAAATTAGATGGATCAGCGTTCCATAAAGTTCTCACGGTAGACGCTTTGTTCGAGGTGTTCCGAAACAATCCTGATGCTACTTATGTTCTTCACGGTGGCAATACTGCTCATG GTGTCTACCGGCTGAAAGTACCTGATATCTACATCGACATAAACGACATTTCCGATCTACGTCGCATAAGCAAGGAGAGCGATTCTTTAACCATTGGTGGTAATGTTTCCCTTACAGTGGCCATGGATACCTTCAACAAATACTCAAAGGAACCGAAATTTGAGTACTTGCAACACTTAGCCAGTCACATCGACTTAATTGCAAGCGTGCCCGTCCGTAAT ATCGGTACGCTAGCTGGGAATCTGATGATCAAGCACCAGTATCGCGAATTTCCCTCAGATCtgttcttaatatttgaaaCGGCTGGTGCTCAAATACACGTTC TGGATGCCGGTGGCAAGAAGAGCATGAACTTTCTGGACTTCTTGAAATACGACATGAACCACAGACTTATTTACAGTATAGTGTTGCCGGCGCTTGGAAGCGAATACTCGTATAGATCATTCAAG ATTATGCCAAGGGCTCAGAATGCCCATGCCCACGTGAACGCTGGTTTCCTGCTAAAACTAGACGGGACTGGGAAAGTTCTGGAAAAGCCGAACATCATATTCGGTGGAATAAACAAAGATTTC ttgcACGCGACGAATACTGAGAATTTCCTGATTGGAAAATCCGTTTTCAATAAAGACATTGTTAAACAAGCTTTAGACAAGTTGGACACTGAATTAACTCCGGATCACGTACTGCCCGATTATTCTCCAAAATTTAGGAAAACTCTTGCCGAAGGACTCTTCTTCAAG TTCctcattaatttaaaatcggAGAACGTAGACCCAAAGGTGCGTACCGGAGGGACCATTCTGGAGCGTGGATTGTCTTCAGGAAAGCAAGAGTATGATACAGACAAAAACTTATGGCCTCTAAATCAACCGCTTCCAAAGATAGAGGCTGCTTATCAGACTTCCGGTGAAGCGCAGTATATGAACGATCTACCACCTATGCACAATGAAGTTTTTTGCGCGTTTGTTCTTGCCACTGTGCCTAATGGAAAGGTCGGAAGCATCGACGCCTCCGAGGCCTTG AAAATGAAAGGAGTCGTTGCATTCTTCTCGAGTAAGGATGTCCCCGGCAAGAACCTCTTCGTCGTTGGGGCCAATCAGCAAATGATGTTGTCGTCAGATGAAGTG TTATTCGCTgacgagaaaattgaattcaatgGTCAGCCGGTTGGCGTGGTTGCCGCGATTAGTCACACAATTGCCAACGAGGCTGCGGAAAAGGTGAAGGTCTCCTACGTTGATGTGAAGCAAGACAAAGGCATATACAACATTGAACAAGTGATCACGTCGAACGACGAAAGCAGACTGTTACAGACAGCACATTATGCCGCTAATACCAAAG GAAACGACACGAAGCACGTGGTGAAGGGTGTGTTCCGTTGCGGGAGTCAATACCATTATACTATGGAACCTCAGACTTGCGTATGCGTTCCAATTGAAGATGGTATGGACATTTATTCGTCATCACAGCACATGGATCTTGTTCAAACGAGTGTAGCTAGTGTCCTAAATATACCAAATAACAG TATAAACGTGAATGTAAGACGACTGGGTGGTGGCTACGGTGCGAAAATATCTAGAGCTACATTGATAGCTTGTGCGTGTGCGCTGGTCAGCTACAAATTGAATCGACCGGCACGTTTCATAATGAGCATAGAGAGCAACATGAAGGTGATAGGCAAGCGATATGACACCCGCCAGGATTACGAGGTCGGTGTGGACGACAATGGAAAGATACAGTACTTGAACGCGAAGATTTGGGGCAACGCCGGTTGCAGTTTCAACGAAATGCATTCGTACTATACGGCAGAACATATGAAGAGTTGCTATGACACCAGCACTTGGTCCTGCGACGGTTTCGAAGCGAGGACTGATTTACCAAGCAACACCTACTGTCGAGCACCAA GTTCCACGGAAGGTTTAGGTATGATAGAGAACCTGATGGAGCACATTGCAAGGGTTGTTGGGAAAGATTCTCTGGAAGTGAGGCTGGCGAACATGAGTTCACATCACAAGGATGAGTTGCAGCCTTTGCTGGATGATTTGCGCAAAACAGCGGACTATGACATGAGGAAGAGAGCCGTGGAAACGTTTAACAAT GAAAATCGATGGAAGAAAAAAGGAATAGCGTTGGTGCCGATGATATATCCCCTCGCTATCTGGGGACAGTTCAACGCACTCGTTGCAATTTATGCCCGCGACGGTACAGTTTCCGTTACACACGGTGGCATCGAGTGTGGTCAGGGTATTAATACCAAG GTAGCTCAGATAGCGGCTCATACCTTGGGCATCAATTTGTCGCTGGTCACCGTCAAGCCAAGCAACAATTTAACGGCTCCAAACAATTTTGTCACCGGTGGCAGTATTACCAGTGAAAGTTGTGCATAT GCAACAATGAAGTGTTGCCAAGAACTCTTGCAACGACTGGAACCCATAAAAAAGGAGCTAAAGAATCCCACTTGGCAAGAATTAGTACTTACGGCGCATCTAAAGAACGTTGATCTTTGCGCTCGTTTCAT GTATTTTCCAAATGACGACATAAAGTCTTACGAAATACATGGAGTCACAATAGCGGAAGTCGAAGTTGATATGTTGACTGGACAACACCTTGTGAATAGGGTGGATATAATCGAGGATGTTGGTGTCAGCATGAATCCAGAAATAGACGTAGGCCAGATGGAAGGTGCCTTCGTTATGGGTCTCGGATTTTGGACCTCTGAAGACTTAATCTATGATCCCAAAACTGGcgcattaacaaattatagaacctGG AATTATAAACCGCCTGGAGCAAAAGATATTCCTGTCGATTTTCGCGTCTACTTCCGAAATTCGCCTAATCCATTGAGCGTTCTCCGTTCAAAAG CAATCGGCGAACCACCTCTCATCATGAGTTGCGCAGTTCCAATTGCAATTCGCAATGCATTAGATTCTGCAAGGAAAGATGCTGGGAATAAAGATCAGTGGTATCGGTTGG ATGGTCCTGTAACCACGGAGAAAGTTTTACTAAACAGTTTAAGCTGTAAGGAACAAATGGTGCTTTAA